One genomic window of Medicago truncatula cultivar Jemalong A17 chromosome 1, MtrunA17r5.0-ANR, whole genome shotgun sequence includes the following:
- the LOC25484766 gene encoding zinc finger CCCH domain-containing protein 32 isoform X1 — MDLYGRSPTRNGSNPLNQHEWRSPAADLGESMWHLSLGSGGGVESYPERHGVPNCAYYMRTGFCGYGGRCRFNHPRDRAAVAAAVRATGDYPERLGEPPCQYYLKTGTCKFGASCKFHHPKNGGGYLSQAPLNIYGYPLRPGESECSYYLKTGQCKFGVTCKFHHPQPAGTSLPASAPQFYQQVQSPTVPPLPEQFGGASASVRVARPPVLPGSYVQGAYGPVLLSPGVVPFPGWSPYSAPVSPVLSPGAQPAVGATSLYGVTQLSSSTSAFARPYTPLPSSPGPGGSTLQEKVFPERPGEPVCQYYMRTGDCKFGLACRYHHPRDQVAARPLLSPFGLPLRPGVQPCSFYIQNGHCKFGSTCKFDHPVGSMRYNPSASSLIDVPVAPYPVGSLLSNLVPSTSSEFRPELKSGSNSFSARMHSSGNGSGTSVGLIFSQGGSVSLSGAQLSRQSSASLNGSRGSRQSGEIH, encoded by the exons atggacTTGTACGGTCGGAGCCCCACTAGAAATGGATCCAACCCGCTTAATCAACATGAATGGCGTTCACCTGCTGCTGATCTTGGAG AGTCGATGTGGCATTTATCACTTGgtagtggtggtggtgttgaATCTTACCCAGAGAGACATGGTGTGCCGAATTGTGCTTATTATATGAGAACTGGGTTTTGTGGATATGGTGGAAGGTGTCGTTTTAATCACCCGCGTGATCGTGCTGCG GTTGCTGCTGCAGTAAGAGCTACAGGGGACTACCCGGAGAGGCTTGGCGAACCTCCATGTCAg TATTATTTAAAAACTGGAACCTGTAAATTTGGCGCGTCCTGTAAATTCCACCATCCCAAAAACGGAGGGGGATATTTAAGCCAAGCTCCACTAAATATTTATGGATACCCATTACGACCG GGCGAGAGTGAGTGCTCCTATTATTTGAAAACGGGGCAGTGCAAATTTGGCGTAACTTGTAAATTCCACCATCCTCAACCTGCTGGCACTTCATTGCCAGCATCTGCACCTCAATTTTATCAACAGGTGCAGTCTCCAACGGTTCCTCCTCTGCCAGAACAGTTTGGAGGAGCTTCTGCAAGTGTGCGAGTGGCTAGACCTCCTGTGTTACCCGGTTCATATGTACAAGGGGCTTATGGTCCCGTGCTTCTTTCCCCAGGGGTTGTTCCATTTCCTGGATGGAGTCCTTATTCG GCTCCTGTAAGCCCTGTGTTATCTCCTGGCGCGCAACCTGCTGTTGGGGCTACTTCTCTTTACGGAGTAACTCAGTTGTCGTCATCAACATCAGCTTTTGCTAGACCTTATACTCCTCTGCCCTCTTCTCCTGGCCCTGGAGGAAGCACTCTTCAGGAAAAAGTATTTCCTGAAAGACCCGGTGAACCGGTCTGCCAATACTATATGAGAACTGGGGACTGTAAATTTGGATTAGCCTGTCGATATCATCATCCACGGGACCAGGTTGCTGCACGACCACTTCTTAGTCCCTTTGGTCTTCCTCTACGCCCG GGTGTACAGCCTTGTTCATTTTATATACAAAATGGGCATTGCAAGTTTGGCTCGACGTGCAAGTTTGATCATCCCGTGGGGTCAATGAGATACAATCCATCAGCATCTTCTCTTATTGATGTTCCAGTTGCTCCGTACCCAGTTGGGTCTTTACTATCTAACCTGGTTCCTTCAACATCTTCAGAATTTCGGCCTGAACTGAAGTCAGGGTCCAATTCCTTTTCAGCCAGAATGCATTCATCTGGAAATGGTTCTGGTACCTCTGTTGGTTTAATTTTTTCACAAGGTGGGTCTGTCTCACTGTCTGGTGCGCAACTCTCAAGACAGAGTTCTGCTTCTTTGAACGGTAGCAGAGGCAGCAGACAAAGCGGTGAGATACATTGA
- the LOC25484766 gene encoding zinc finger CCCH domain-containing protein 32 isoform X3, translating into MDLYGRSPTRNGSNPLNQHEWRSPAADLGESMWHLSLGSGGGVESYPERHGVPNCAYYMRTGFCGYGGRCRFNHPRDRAAVAAAVRATGDYPERLGEPPCQYYLKTGTCKFGASCKFHHPKNGGGYLSQAPLNIYGYPLRPGESECSYYLKTGQCKFGVTCKFHHPQPAGTSLPASAPQFYQQVQSPTVPPLPEQFGGASASVRVARPPVLPGSYVQGAYGPVLLSPGVVPFPGWSPYSAPVSPVLSPGAQPAVGATSLYGVTQLSSSTSAFARPYTPLPSSPGPGGSTLQEKVFPERPGEPVCQYYMRTGDCKFGLACRYHHPRDQVAARPLLSPFGLPLRPEGSQF; encoded by the exons atggacTTGTACGGTCGGAGCCCCACTAGAAATGGATCCAACCCGCTTAATCAACATGAATGGCGTTCACCTGCTGCTGATCTTGGAG AGTCGATGTGGCATTTATCACTTGgtagtggtggtggtgttgaATCTTACCCAGAGAGACATGGTGTGCCGAATTGTGCTTATTATATGAGAACTGGGTTTTGTGGATATGGTGGAAGGTGTCGTTTTAATCACCCGCGTGATCGTGCTGCG GTTGCTGCTGCAGTAAGAGCTACAGGGGACTACCCGGAGAGGCTTGGCGAACCTCCATGTCAg TATTATTTAAAAACTGGAACCTGTAAATTTGGCGCGTCCTGTAAATTCCACCATCCCAAAAACGGAGGGGGATATTTAAGCCAAGCTCCACTAAATATTTATGGATACCCATTACGACCG GGCGAGAGTGAGTGCTCCTATTATTTGAAAACGGGGCAGTGCAAATTTGGCGTAACTTGTAAATTCCACCATCCTCAACCTGCTGGCACTTCATTGCCAGCATCTGCACCTCAATTTTATCAACAGGTGCAGTCTCCAACGGTTCCTCCTCTGCCAGAACAGTTTGGAGGAGCTTCTGCAAGTGTGCGAGTGGCTAGACCTCCTGTGTTACCCGGTTCATATGTACAAGGGGCTTATGGTCCCGTGCTTCTTTCCCCAGGGGTTGTTCCATTTCCTGGATGGAGTCCTTATTCG GCTCCTGTAAGCCCTGTGTTATCTCCTGGCGCGCAACCTGCTGTTGGGGCTACTTCTCTTTACGGAGTAACTCAGTTGTCGTCATCAACATCAGCTTTTGCTAGACCTTATACTCCTCTGCCCTCTTCTCCTGGCCCTGGAGGAAGCACTCTTCAGGAAAAAGTATTTCCTGAAAGACCCGGTGAACCGGTCTGCCAATACTATATGAGAACTGGGGACTGTAAATTTGGATTAGCCTGTCGATATCATCATCCACGGGACCAGGTTGCTGCACGACCACTTCTTAGTCCCTTTGGTCTTCCTCTACGCCCG GAAGGATCTCAATTTTGA
- the LOC25484766 gene encoding zinc finger CCCH domain-containing protein 32 isoform X2, which yields MDLYGRSPTRNGSNPLNQHEWRSPAADLGESMWHLSLGSGGGVESYPERHGVPNCAYYMRTGFCGYGGRCRFNHPRDRAAVAAAVRATGDYPERLGEPPCQYYLKTGTCKFGASCKFHHPKNGGGYLSQAPLNIYGYPLRPGESECSYYLKTGQCKFGVTCKFHHPQPAGTSLPASAPQFYQQVQSPTVPPLPEQFGGASASVRVARPPVLPGSYVQGAYGPVLLSPGVVPFPGWSPYSAPVSPVLSPGAQPAVGATSLYGVTQLSSSTSAFARPYTPLPSSPGPGGSTLQEKVFPERPGEPVCQYYMRTGDCKFGLACRYHHPRDQVAARPLLSPFGLPLRPDLNFDNLA from the exons atggacTTGTACGGTCGGAGCCCCACTAGAAATGGATCCAACCCGCTTAATCAACATGAATGGCGTTCACCTGCTGCTGATCTTGGAG AGTCGATGTGGCATTTATCACTTGgtagtggtggtggtgttgaATCTTACCCAGAGAGACATGGTGTGCCGAATTGTGCTTATTATATGAGAACTGGGTTTTGTGGATATGGTGGAAGGTGTCGTTTTAATCACCCGCGTGATCGTGCTGCG GTTGCTGCTGCAGTAAGAGCTACAGGGGACTACCCGGAGAGGCTTGGCGAACCTCCATGTCAg TATTATTTAAAAACTGGAACCTGTAAATTTGGCGCGTCCTGTAAATTCCACCATCCCAAAAACGGAGGGGGATATTTAAGCCAAGCTCCACTAAATATTTATGGATACCCATTACGACCG GGCGAGAGTGAGTGCTCCTATTATTTGAAAACGGGGCAGTGCAAATTTGGCGTAACTTGTAAATTCCACCATCCTCAACCTGCTGGCACTTCATTGCCAGCATCTGCACCTCAATTTTATCAACAGGTGCAGTCTCCAACGGTTCCTCCTCTGCCAGAACAGTTTGGAGGAGCTTCTGCAAGTGTGCGAGTGGCTAGACCTCCTGTGTTACCCGGTTCATATGTACAAGGGGCTTATGGTCCCGTGCTTCTTTCCCCAGGGGTTGTTCCATTTCCTGGATGGAGTCCTTATTCG GCTCCTGTAAGCCCTGTGTTATCTCCTGGCGCGCAACCTGCTGTTGGGGCTACTTCTCTTTACGGAGTAACTCAGTTGTCGTCATCAACATCAGCTTTTGCTAGACCTTATACTCCTCTGCCCTCTTCTCCTGGCCCTGGAGGAAGCACTCTTCAGGAAAAAGTATTTCCTGAAAGACCCGGTGAACCGGTCTGCCAATACTATATGAGAACTGGGGACTGTAAATTTGGATTAGCCTGTCGATATCATCATCCACGGGACCAGGTTGCTGCACGACCACTTCTTAGTCCCTTTGGTCTTCCTCTACGCCCG GATCTCAATTTTGACAACCTTGCTTGA
- the LOC25484768 gene encoding BTB/POZ domain-containing protein At1g03010, whose protein sequence is MGVVTVGEFKPSVSGKRSFRPSSSIRHATEWPISDVSSDLSIEIGASCFALHKFPLVSRSGRIRKLLLESKDSKVSRISFPNVPGGVEAFELAAKFCYGISIEFTLSNVAMLRCIAHFLEMTEEFAEKNLLTRAESYLKETVLSSTANSISVLHRCETLLPISEEISLANRLINAISSNVCKEQLASGLQKLDHSFPSKIIEPETPSEWWGKSLTVLNLDFFKRVLSAMKSKGLKQDIISKILINYAHNSLQVVKGNLLDLEFLKKQRVLVETITSLLPTQSRKSQIPIAFLSSLLKSAIASSVSTSCRSDLERRIGLQLDQAILEDILIPTSLYQNNNHSSTIYDTDSIVRIFSIFLNLDEEDEDDSRMRDETEMVYDFDSPGSPKQSSILKVSKLLDNYLAEVALDPNLLPSKFISLAELLPDHARIVSDGLYRAVDIFLKVHPNMKESERYRLCKTIDCQKLSQEACSHAAQNERLPVQMAVQVLYFEQIRLRNAMNGGGHNQLLFGGLNGQFPQRSGSGAGSGAMSPRDNYASVRRENRELKLEVTRMRMRLTDLEKDHVSMKQELVKSHPANKLFKSFTKKLSKLNALFRMNGIKANGVGSESRFPFPKRRRHSVA, encoded by the exons ATGGGAGTTGTCACTGTAGGTGAATTTAAGCCTAGTGTTTCAGGGAAGAGGAGCTTTCGTCCAAGCTCAAGCATAAGGCATGCTACTGAATG GCCGATATCTGATGTCTCTAGTGATCTTAGCATCGAAATAGGAGCTTCATGCTTTGCACTTCACAAG TTTCCTCTAGTTTCTAGGAGTGGAAGAATTAGGAAACTATTGTTAGAATCAAAAGATTCTAAAGTTTCGCGCATAAGTTTCCCTAATGTACCAGGTGGTGTGGAGGCATTTGAGCTAGCTGCAAAATTCTGTTATGGAATTAGCATCGAGTTCACTCTCTCCAATGTTGCTATGCTAAGATGCATAGCCCATTTTCTAGAAATGACAGAAGAATTCGCCGAGAAAAACTTGTTGACGCGAGCCGAATCATATCTAAAAGAGACGGTGCTTTCAAGCACAGCAAACTCAATATCCGTTCTTCACCGATGTGAAACTCTCCTACCAATTTCTGAAGAGATTAGCCTTGCTAACAGattaatcaatgcaatttcAAGTAATGTGTGCAAAGAGCAACTTGCTTCTGGTTTGCAAAAACTAGACCATAGTTTTCCTTCTAAAATCATTGAACCTGAAACACCTTCAGAATGGTGGGGAAAATCTCTTACTGTTCTTAAtcttgatttcttcaaaagagTTTTATCTGCAATGAAGTCAAAGGGTCTTAAACAAGACATTATCAGCAAAATTTTGATAAACTATGCACATAATTCTCTTCAAGTAGTCAAAGGAAATTTACTTGATTTagaatttttgaagaaacaaaggGTCCTTGTTGAAACAATAACTAGTTTACTACCAACTCAATCAAGGAAAAGTCAGATTCCAATAGCTTTTCTCTCAAGTTTGTTGAAATCTGCAATAGCATCATCAGTATCTACTTCTTGTAGATCTGATTTGGAGAGAAGGATTGGTCTGCAACTTGACCAAGCAATTCTTGAAGATATTCTGATTCCAACAAGTTTATATCAAAACAATAACCACAGCAGTACTATCTATGATACAGACTCAATTGTgaggattttttccatttttcttaACTTGGATGAGGAGGATGAGGACGATAGCCGAATGAGAGATGAAACTGAAATGGTTTATGATTTTGATAGCCCAGGATCGCCAAAACAAAGCTCAATTCTTAAGGTATCCAAATTGCTGGATAACTATCTTGCTGAAGTAGCTTTAGACCCAAACTTGCTTCCATCAAAGTTCATTTCACTTGCTGAGTTACTTCCTGATCATGCGCGAATTGTAAGCGATGGACTCTATAGAGCAGTCGATATCTTCCTTAAG GTTCATCCAAACATGAAGGAGTCAGAGAGGTACCGATTATGCAAAACTATCGACTGTCAGAAACTATCACAAGAAGCATGCAGCCATGCAGCACAAAATGAAAGACTACCAGTTCAAATGGCAGTACAAGTTCTATACTTCGAACAAATCCGTCTACGCAACGCTATGAACGGAGGAGGACACAATCAACTACTTTTTGGTGGACTTAACGGTCAATTCCCTCAACGTTCAGGCAGTGGTGCAGGAAGTGGAGCAATGTCACCTAGAGATAACTATGCATCAGTTAGAAGAGAGAACCGTGAGCTGAAACTCGAAGTAACAAGAATGAGAATGAGACTCACTGATTTGGAGAAAGATCATGTTTCTATGAAACAAGAGCTTGTTAAGTCTCATCCTGCTAATAAACTCTTCAAATCATTCACCAAGAAATTAAGTAAGCTTAATGCATTGTTTCGGATGAATGGTATTAAGGCGAATGGCGTTGGTTCGGAGAGTCGGTTTCCTTTTCCAAAGAGAAGGCGTCACTCAGTTGCTTGA
- the LOC25484770 gene encoding monothiol glutaredoxin-S6, which translates to MYIVAALIADKPVVIFSKSSCCMGDSVKALIRSFGANSTVIEIDKMVNGEKIESALVQLGCRPSVPAVFIGQQFVGGVNQVISLNVQNKLAQLLLKARPIFIWGPISR; encoded by the coding sequence ATGTATATAGTAGCAGCATTGATAGCTGATAAGCCAGTGGTGATATTTAGCAAGAGCAGTTGTTGCATGGGGGATTCTGTGAAAGCTCTGATAAGAAGCTTTGGTGCCAACTCTACAGTTATTGAGATTGACAAAATGGTAAATGgtgagaaaatagaaagtgCATTGGTTCAGCTTGGTTGTCGACCAAGTGTGCCAGCTGTGTTTATAGGACAACAATTTGTAGGTGGTGTTAATCAAGTCATAAGCCTCAATGTCCAAAATAAGCTTGCTCAGTTGCTTTTGAAGGCTAGACCTATTTTTATTTGGGGTCCAATAAGTCGATAG
- the LOC25484772 gene encoding monothiol glutaredoxin-S6 — protein sequence MDMITRMVSDKPVVIFSKSTCCLSHSIMTLIRSFGANPIVYELDEITNGTQIERALIQLRYQPSVPAVFIGQQFIGGSKRIMTLHLRNELVPMLMNAGAIWI from the coding sequence ATGGACATGATTACAAGGATGGTAAGTGATAAACCTGTGGTGATATTCAGCAAGAGCACATGTTGTTTGAGCCACTCCATTATGACATTGATACGAAGCTTTGGTGCAAACCCAATTGTTTATGAGCTTGATGAGATAACAAATGGGACACAGATTGAAAGAGCACTGATTCAGCTAAGGTACCAACCAAGTGTACCAGCTGTGTTTATTGGCCAACAATTCATTGGTGGCTCTAAAAGAATCATGACCCTTCATCTTCGGAATGAGTTAGTACCTATGCTCATGAATGCCGGAGCTATATGGATttaa
- the LOC25484773 gene encoding glutaredoxin-C11, whose translation MDRVKDLASKKAAVIFTKSSCYMCHSITQLFYELGASPAVHELDNEPYGREMERALRSLGCNPSVPAVFIGGKFVGSSKDVISLHVDGSLKQMLMAARAIWF comes from the coding sequence ATGGATAGAGTGAAGGATTTGGCATCAAAGAAAGCTGCAGTTATATTCACAAAGAGTTCATGCTACATGTGTCACAGCATAACACAATTGTTCTATGAGCTAGGAGCAAGTCCTGCTGTGCATGAGCTTGACAATGAACCCTATGGTAGGGAAATGGAAAGGGCTTTGAGGAGTCTTGGATGTAACCCTTCAGTGCCAGCAGTGTTCATTGGTGGAAAATTTGTAGGGTCATCAAAGGATGTGATATCTCTTCATGTTGATGGATCACTCAAACAAATGCTCATGGCTGCTAGAGCCATTTGGTTCTAG